GAACCCGCCCGCACCCGTGAACCCAGCAGCGCACCGCCCGGACGGCTGCGTACCCGTGCGGCGGTCACCCTCGCCGCCCAACGAGCCAGCGGTGCCATCCCCACCGCGCAGCCGTGGCAGCGCACCGTACGCCGCCCCGTCCCCGACCCCGAGTTGACCGTCGGCATCCTCATCGACGCGTCCGGCTCGATGGAGGACTTCGCGAAACCCATGTCCTCCGCCGCGTGGATCATCGCCCAGGCCGCCACCCGTGCCGGGGCCACCAGCGCGACCCTCGCCTACGGTGACCGGATCACCGTGCTCATCCCACCCGGTCGCCGCCCGGCCAAGGTCCGCGACATGCGCGCCGACGCCGGCACGGAACGGTTCGTCGAAGCCTGCGCCGAAGCCGACCGGCTCCTGCACCTGTCCACGCCCGGCACCGGACGGCTGCTCGTCGTCGTCTCCGACGGCCACTACGTCAACCCCGACGAAAGCCAGGCCACCATCACCCGCCTCCACCACGCCGGCTGCGCCGTCCTCTGGCTCGCACCCGACAACAAAGGCTGGCCGTCCAGGGTCTACGACAACACCACCACCGTCACCGTCGATGACCCCACCACCTGCATGAACCTCATCGGCCAAGCCGCCATCGACGCCCTGACCAGGGCTTAGGAGAGGCCGGACCGGGCTCTCGGCGATCGCGTCGGGAGCCCGGTCCGACCCGCCCGGTCACACCGCAGGGCTTCATTCCACATCTGCGAACGCCCCTGCTTCCATCGAAACGGAGAGCAGCATGCCCGACAGTGGGCAGCGCCTACTGGGCCTGGGCGGCCAGCGGCTTCTCGGCGGCTGGGCCCTCGGCTGCCGGCGACGACGTGGCGCGGGCGGCGGCGATCGCGGCCTGTCCGGACGGCACCATGATCGCCACGATCATCACGGCGATGGTGACCAGGCCAGCCACGATCAGCAGGGCTTGGACGCTGATCACGTCGGCCAGCGGGCCGAACACCACCATGCCGATCGGGGTGGCCAGGGCCATCACGATGCCGACGTAGCTGAACACCCGGCCGTGCTTCTCCGGCTCCACCGTCTCCTGGATCAAGGTCATGAACGGGGTGGAGAACAGGGGAACCGCGAACCCGAACAAGAACATGAAGCCGTAGAAGACCCACAGGTTGGTGCTGAGGCCCATCGCCACGGTGAAAATCGCGAAGCCGAAGGTGGAGATCAGGACCAGTCCGATCCGGCTGCGCTTGGCCAGCCAGGTGGAGATCAACGCTCCGCCGAGCAACATTCCTACGCTGAACGCGATCTCCAGTACGGCCAGCATCCACTTTTCGCTACCGAAGGTGCGGGCCACCATCAGCGGCGTGACGAACGACGGCGCGACGGTGAGCATGAAGATGATCGCGAAGACCAGCAGCAGCCAGCGGACGATCCGGTGGGTCCAGATGTACTGCATGCCCTCGACCAGGTCCTGTCGGTAGCTGGTCGTAGCCTCGGTCACCCGATCCAGGGTGGGCACCGCGACCAGGGCCAGCAGCCCGATGCCGATCACGGCGGTGATCACGTCCAGGAAGAAGACCGGCACCACTCCGAAACCGGCGTAGATGGCGGCAGCCGCCGCCGGAGCCAGCAGGGCCATCGCGGAGCTGATGGTCTGGAACATGCCGTTGACCCGCATCAGCTGGTCAGCCGGCACGATCTGCGGAATGATCGCCTGCACCGTCGGTGTCTGCACCCCGGCCCCGAACGAGCGGACCGCGACCGCCAGCAGGATCACCCACAGGTCCGTGATGCCGTTCAACATCAACAGGGCCAGGACCAGCGTCGCCGCCGCGATGCCCGCGTCGGCGATGATCGTCAGCGTCTTGCGGTTCATTCGGTCGGCCAGCACCCCGGCGAAGATCGACACGACACCCTGGGGGGCGAACGCGCAGACGGCGTAGAGCGCGATCGCCAGGCCGGACCTGGTCTCCAGCGTGACGTACCACATAACCGCGTACTGGACGACCATTGAACCGAACAGCGACACGGTCTGGCCGGACAGGAAGAGTGCGACGTTGCGTTTCCAGTGTGCGGGTGCCGGCGCGGGACTGGTCTCGGAGGCAAGGCTTGTCTCGGGCACGGTCTCCTCAATCAGGGCGGTCGGCAGCGCCGGCAAGATAACCGCAGGGCGTGAGACCGTCGGGGCGCTCGCGAACGGCCCAGCCCGGTTCGAAAGGCCGGTTCACCCGTACGTCGGTGAGCACTCGCCCAATCAACCCAACCCGGCAACCGTCCGGGCGGAGCCGCGGTCACGCCTGGTGAGGCAGTTGACTTCCGGCAGCGTGAAAGCTCTCGTGGCGCGCCCAAGATTGTACCGTTGCAGGGTGGCTGCGGCTCGCAATTTAATCGGGAGCGGCGCTGGTCGCCGCCCACCTGAACAGGGCGCCTCCACATACCTCCTTGACGGTCCGGCGGTCCTTGCGCGGAGGTCGCTCCGTGGCCGTCGCCGCCTTCTGGTGGCATCACTCGCTCTGGCCGATTCGTCATGTGGGCGCCGAAGGCTGTTGTGTCCGTTTCCTCGCGACGCCCGGCCTGCGGGGGTAGTCCGGCGGCAGGTGCCGATAGACCGAACGCAACGACCTGCCGATTCTCTCGGCAAGTAGTTCAGGGTCCATGTTCGGTTCTTTGCGCAGCCAGTAAGCCACTGCTTCTGCGATTGCCCGGGGAGGTTCGGCCTTTCGGTCATCGCCAGCAACGTCCTCGCCGTCTACCAGGTGTGCGGCGGCTGGTTCGTCCAGCGGCGGCACGGCTTGTGGCAGAACAACGCCCTGGCTCTGGGCAGGCAGGTGTTGCTCGCCGACGGGAGCGCGTTGGCGGTCCCGCTCGGGCTTTGGATGCGGCTCGTGCCGGCCACTGCCTGGTGTGTCCGCTGCGGAGGTGGTGCCCGCCGGGGGCAGCGACGGGGCGGGCTCGGCTGCCCGTGGCATCTCGGCGTGGCCTCCTCGTCTGCACCAGCGACGGCGGCGGCCGGCGCCGTTGGCTGCGATGATCCGTTCTGGGGTCAGGTCCGCAGCGAGCAACGTGGTCAGGCCGCTGTAGTCGGCGGTGGCCGAGAGGTGCGCGGCGATCTTGTCGAGGTCGTACACCCGCACGGCGATGTCGGCGGTGGTGGTGTCCAGGGCCGCTCGGATCCTGCGGTGCAGCACTCTGACGATCGCGGCGTTGCGGTGTTCCCGGGTGATCGCGGCGCGGGCTTGCCGTAGAGACTCGTAAAGGTCCAGTCCGTCTGCCTTGGAGATCGCCCGGGCGCGAAGGGTGACGGCGGGATGTCGGATCCAGTGCCCGAGCAATTCGTATGCGGGTGGTGCGGGTGAAAGGTTTCCGGTGGCACGCAGGCGGTCGCGGCGTTGGTTGCCGGCGTGAATGAGCCAGACGAGGTATCCGAGGGCGGACATGCCGGCGTAGAACCCGCCGAGTAGGTGCTC
The nucleotide sequence above comes from Micromonospora sp. M71_S20. Encoded proteins:
- a CDS encoding MFS transporter; translation: MPETSLASETSPAPAPAHWKRNVALFLSGQTVSLFGSMVVQYAVMWYVTLETRSGLAIALYAVCAFAPQGVVSIFAGVLADRMNRKTLTIIADAGIAAATLVLALLMLNGITDLWVILLAVAVRSFGAGVQTPTVQAIIPQIVPADQLMRVNGMFQTISSAMALLAPAAAAAIYAGFGVVPVFFLDVITAVIGIGLLALVAVPTLDRVTEATTSYRQDLVEGMQYIWTHRIVRWLLLVFAIIFMLTVAPSFVTPLMVARTFGSEKWMLAVLEIAFSVGMLLGGALISTWLAKRSRIGLVLISTFGFAIFTVAMGLSTNLWVFYGFMFLFGFAVPLFSTPFMTLIQETVEPEKHGRVFSYVGIVMALATPIGMVVFGPLADVISVQALLIVAGLVTIAVMIVAIMVPSGQAAIAAARATSSPAAEGPAAEKPLAAQAQ